The genomic region ATAGCAGTGATGTCATGTTAAAATTTGATCTgaaagatgcattttcaacattgGTACCATTGTTGTCAAAGCAGTCCCAAACATGGCTGTGACATAAACTCAGAATCCTCAAGTTGTTCAATTTCGTCACGTGTTTCTGAGTGAAAATTCTGACCCGACTGAGCATTCAAGGTATTTTTCCGAGCTAGAGGTCGGAGCCTCCAACCTTCCGTGGGTTTTGAACGCAGCATTAGGCCATTGTTATTGATACGTAAAGCAGGGGTTAACTGTTGCCATAACCTGGGCCATATTCTCCCGGGGGGCGGAATTCTCATTACCTCGTACAGAAGATGGCTGCTGTACAAAATGGTGGAATATGGTACCGTATCAATATCCACTAGTTTGCAAACATGAACGAACTGAATATTTTTGACCTACCCAAACTCAGGAAAATGCTGCCTGTTTCCAAATTGTTAACGAGGCTGAAACTTGATGACTCGGTTGAGGAGCACATACTGATTTTGCCGCCATCAACTGCACTACAAATCCTCCTTGGGTCCTAGAAAACTCGTCCACGCCATCTCCTGAAAGTAGTCATCTGTCTACTGCAGCTAGGTGAACCGTGGTTGTCAGTTTTACCTTCTCTagctgctgggatcctcaacattGAGTCAACTCCATATCACACCTGTCTGGGTGCATGCATTTGAAAAGCAATGCTCCTTTATCCTTTTTAATTTTTGGTCCTGAACTTTTCAATTCACCAGATGTCACGATGGCTGCAAAGTTCTCCATTTCTGAGAGTGACTCAGAAGCCTCGGAGGAGGTAGAGGAGGCAGAAAGTGACCAATCGCTGAGCAGGGAGGAACAGCTTGTTCCGTCAGGCCTCACCCTCTCTATACCCGACAGAAATTCAGGTATGATTCTGCAAAACGTGAGCTGATAGCCGTTATGAcaataaaaactatatatatatatatatatttttttttttaccttgttgTCAGTTTAAACTTTACCAAATGCTCAGCTCCTCCtgttcccctctctctctctctctctctctctctctctctctctctctctctctctctctctctctctctctctctctctctctctctctctctctctctctctctctgtgtgtgtgtgtgcgcaacaGGCAATCGTATCAGGCTCAGCTCTGAGTCCCTCGTCTCCACTGTATCCAGAGATGAAGACTTCCAGGCCAGAGGTGAAGATGAGGTCGGAACGCCAACTGAGGGGCCTCCATTTAGAGGACGGTCTAAGTCGGCTCCTCCTACTTTCTGGGCAGCCAGGAAATACGGCCAGCAACTCCGAAGGATGAGTGACGAGTTTGACAGCTTGCTGGATAAAGGGGTGAGAAaggatgggtgtgtgtgtgtgggggggggggggggggggggggggggggttgcctgGGAAAACTGCTAAATAATTGTGAATTATTAAACAGTGGTAATAGTCACGTAATGAACACTTTGGACCACTGACATGCCACATTTAAGAAGATGCAAGTTGTGGTTCACCATATATGCGGCCACACTAATCGTGGTTTATGTTAACGTTAGCATCGCCCACAGGGGTGCTGTATTCCAGCCCAAGTGGGAGATCAGAAGTTCCCAGATGAAACATCCCGCCTTTGATTTCAAAGCTTTCCAGTATCTCAATTTCAAACATCactcactcctcttcaatggcttactccaattaagggtcacagggggctggagcctatcccagcagtcatagagcacgaggcggggtacaccctggacagaacgccagtctgtcacagggccacatatagataaacacattcaaacccgcacacacacctacggacaatttaaaatgtccaatccacctaacctgcatgtcttggatgtgggaggaagtcggcgaacccggagagaacatgcaaacttcacacagaaaggccacaggtgggaatcgaacccatgaccttctcgctgtgaggcaacagtgctaaccactaagcaaccaTGTTGCCGGATTACAAACATAAAGAAGAAAAATCTGAACAAATGTTCTAACTTTAGTCATCAGTGTTTGTCCATAAAAGATTAATATTCTGAAATATTTGTTAACCAATTTACTGACCactttatgtttaaaaaatgtgacatactctggaaaatacagttgtCAGCTATATTTAATGATGAAACAGGTTTATAAAAATtcataaatatttgcacaatatgaccctatAATTCAAAGCATTGATTCCATAAAAGTCTAACCTGCCTCATTTTAAACTGGATTTTcattaactattttttttttttccttccagcaGATGAGGAAGGTGACAAGCGCTGGATCGACCAAACAGATGCACCATTCAAAAAGCTGGTGGAGCGCCCTCTTCAGTTACCAGGAATCAGATAACGAGAGCAACTGTCACGATAACCACACTCACCGCAATGAGTAGGGTCAAAGGCGAGACGACGCTTTTATCAGGAACAGTGGGAACTGCTCTGTGCAGGGAGAAACAAAGTCCCTGCTAcacgtgtgtattttttttttttttttttttactttttgtatttgtgatggtTGTGATGCTGACAACCTGCTGTAAAATGATAAAAGTTAAAGTAAATACTGGCCTGAGGATTACAATCCCATAAGAAATGGATGACTTGTGCAAAAGCGAGATATTGCAAAGGTGATATTATGTAAAGGTGAGAATGTGCATGTGACGATCTGAAGAAGAACAGAGAGGCAGCTACTCACACAAGATGCTTACAAATCCATCCGCCGAATGCAATAACGCTGCAGattgaaatataaaaaaaaaaacaaaaaaaaaaaactggttatcGAGGGCATTCCTTCCCTTATCGCCGTGTGGAAATCAAAGTGGCAGAGGTGTCTGCAGATTCCACTTCTTGTCAATAAAGTGCTCGCGTTGGGCTTCTGTCCACGCTGCATCGACTCAAGCCAACCGCTTGGTGTATCACACTTCCCAAAATTAGAACAATCTTGTTTGACGACAATCTGACGCAGAATCAATATGTTTTGTAACGTGCTGAACTTCAGGGTTAGATTTTATCTGATGACACACACACGCAAGCACACAACTAAAAGCACAAATCTGAATCAGAGTCTTTATTTTAGAGGCCTTGGCGATGAAATCTAAACAGACATAGCGATTTTTATGTGTACAAAAGTTTGTTCATATTTTAAGTGGCAGGGAACAAGTGAAAGGCATTGTGTGTCAGCGGAATATCACAAGTTACACAGGGTACAATTTGTGGTTTTTGTGATAAATGCTAAAAGAAGCGTTTGAGGAACCACTGTAAAAGGGGACAACACCAAATCTAGTCATTCACTGGTATACTAATGAAGATAACCCATCAAAAGCAACATTTATTGTAATCTAAAAagctttattttcttttatgtaaTACACAAATCTTATTTGgtgtattgaaaaaaaaaataccattttttaaatttggtCTTTTACTCCACAATAATGTGGAGGGGGGGGACTTTCACAAAACCATGAGTTTTGCCCAATTCATCATTGCGTAAATGTGATAACATGTTTGTTCACTTTTACCTGTACTGGGTTGTGAATAATGGCATAAATGGGAACTTTGTTCTCAGATTGTTGATGTAACACTGGATTTGTTGTTTATGGAAAACCACGTGGACTTTGGATGATATTCcagcacagttaaaaaaaaaaaaaaaaaaaaactgaaatcatTTACAATTTTTTAATATTTGGCACCAACTCTGTACAGACACTTGTTCACAAATATGGCCTTGTTTTAGTGTTACTATTGTCACAACAATAAAAGTTGACCAGGAATAACTGGATTACCGAATGCGGAGCATGCCGCTTTTTTTATACCCGGCGACATTACGTTGACATGGCGCGTTTCACTAATAATGAGCTTTACCAAAGAAAAATGCTATCCGCGGTTCACAGCAACAGTTATCTGCGGTTAGTTGTTTCATAAGGCCATCATTAGAGAACCGCGCCATACGTAGCAAAGAATGGTGGCACGAGCCACATTCAGAAGTCCGGTAATTACCAGAATATTTTATATCTCTGTTCAGATTTAGTATTAAAAACCTGAGGTGATAACTTCTATTCTGCTTAGTAAATATGATGGGGCTATTTGTGACTCTTTTATCTATGTGTGTTTCTTAGAAATGGTAATCGGTTTGTCCTACTTTACTGTCCTCTGGACTTGTTAGGGTGAATTGTTAAGTGCTCGGGTGTGCAGGCAAATGGACTGTTTGTATCTTCTATGAACTACGCATTTatcccctttaaaaaaaaaaaaatagctaagTGAAAATTTAAGAACTTTGCAGACAATCTGAATTATACTGCCTTTTTTATATTCAATAAAAACTACTTTGGGTTTGACTTACCCTGACTACGAACTGAAATATAACCCTTTAAAAAGACAGCATTGAGAATAAACATACTACCAAAATTAAGTTAAAGTTTTTCACTCAAATTCTTGCAACTGCACCATTTAGTGGAGATACGTTTCATTTGCGAACAAATTAAGGTTATTTTTACAATTTTAACCACAAATCTCTTATTCGACTTACACCTGTACTTTTGACCAAAGCAGTGCAGTTGAGTCCAAGGATTGATTTGATTGTTGTAATAAGTGTGTAATTACTGACTTGAAAGACATTCACAACACGTTGTAACCTGACTCCTCTGGTCACTTGACTACTGCCTTAAAAGTTACAGCATGTTTACAAAAGCCCAATAATATACGGAGGTGTGTTTTCCGTCACGGCTGTGGAAGggaaaaatatttgtaaaatcCATTTAAAATCAGACGTCAGTGCAAAGCTTTAATGGTGTTGACTTTTATACCTTTGTCATAGTGAAGAACCTGCCTGAGCACCTGGAGTTTTACAACCACCCTTGGTATtacttgaatatatatatatatatatatatatgtgtgtatgtgtgtgtgtgaagaaacTCTAATCTGAAGATTTCTTTTGTTGAtggatttttttgtaaatgtattttctaaacagcTGTGAAACCTCTAGTATATGCTGtgctaaataaataattttaagaGTGTTTTAAAGGGaatgacttgtatttatttatatatctttttaaatgtcTGCCAGGAATGTGTTATTTATGGCAACTGATAGATATACAATCTGAACTGAACTAAATCACATAAACCACCTTACCTAGCATTAAGTGCCGTAAAGTGGAGTTTTTGTGGAAAATATTTCATATGGATGATTTATATGAGACAAAGCCCAACAGAGGTCTGGGATAACAgactattttttgtttgttttattaaattaaaaacactgtTGTAACTTCAATAATGATGAACAAATCTCAAGTAATACTTCTTTAAAAGCTGTCTTCCCTTTTAATTTTTACCACTTAAGTGCCTTTGAATCCTCTCAAATTAGTTGTAATATGGCAATATATCATAGAAATAAAGGTACTTCTAACAACTACATTTCaacacaaagtaaatgtcaattttgtgaaaaacCGAAAAGGAATACACCTTTAAGGACATATTAAGCATAATCGTAGCttctatttttaaaataacttaaGAATTGCAGTTATTTATCTCGGTAAATCATCGTAGTAATATACACGTACATACCATACATCACAGTGCACAAGTATTCAAAGCTTGTCATGCAGATTGTCGGCTTTAACTGtaataagtctgtcagtttacaaATATGCACACACCGGCCATTTTTATTAGGTAAACCTTGCTCCTTCCAAACTAAATATTTTGTGGCATATTCCTCAAGGATTTTGATCCATATTCAAACTATTTCCCACTTTTTCATTCTAACAGCATGACAAAGGCAATGTGGAAGACAGCATGTCCCTCTCACCGTGCGTCAGATCAGGCAACCTCTGAGGGATCCCAGCAGTACCCTGCGCCCACAGTCCAAACTGACAATCTGCCCATGTCTCTATCACTCAGCATGAAGTCGAAAATCTTGGCATTGTCATTTATTCGATCTGGTTGCGATGACTTTGGAAGGACTGGGACGCCCTGCTGCACTGCCCACCGCAACAGAATCTTAAGggggaaaacaacaaaaaataaagctGACTTCTAGTTTATTAAGTGGCTATTAAACGGGATTTCCTCTACTGATTGAGTGTGTTTACCTGTGCAGGTGTGCGTTTATATTCCTTGCCATCTCCATGACCACAGGGTCAGCAATTAGAGCTCCTTTCCCTAAAGAGGAGTAGGCTTGGAAACACACTCCGTACTTCTCACACACACTCCTCAACTCTGCCTGGCACAGCTGAGGGTGGAAACTCCACCTTGTCAGAGAGAAAAAAGACAAGTTTTGGGACATTTGTATTATACTTTATTCCCCCATCAGTGCATATACTTCCTGCTGCTTACCTGCAGCAGTGCAGGAGGGACCTTACAGCTCTGCATCAGTTCACTCATGTGTGTCGGGGTGTAGTTGGACACTCCGATGGCCTTCAGCTTCCCCTGGGCGTGCAGTTCCTCCAGCGCAGCCCAACTCTGAGCTCGGTTCCCTGGGATCAAATATTAATCAGGATCACGTCATCGATCTCTCTCAAATACATCTACATTATAGAGGAGGAATGCGATACGACAACACTGAATCTGGTCTCAGGCCCAGGTCGAAGATATGCCTTATCTTTATACCTCATTTCATCTCCTGACCTGGATTGCGTTTGTCATCCACAGGCAGCCCCTGAGTGCCAGGCCAGTGAATCAGGTAGAGGTCGATGTAAACCCAAATCCAGCTGAGTCAAGCTGTGAAGGGCTCCTTCCATGGCGCGCACACCCTGATCCTTCGGGCCCAGCTTACTGCAgggagggaaggggagaaaaaagCAGTGAAGAGGTGATAATAAAATCTCTATCCCGTTATAACGGTAAAAAAATGGCGTGAGaaagtttgttttattttcattatgaCTATAATACGTAATGAAACTTACCTTGTTATGAATACGTCTTCCCTTGTCAAGCCGTATTTCGGCAGCAGCTCCCTCAGGGCTCGGCCCACGTCAGCTTCATTCTGGTAGACGGCTGCTGAATCAAAAGCCCAGTAACCAGCAGCCAGGGCGGCTTCCACAGCGCTGTACACCTCCTCAGCACCACATAACTTGTAGGTCCCCAAACCCAAGAGGGGCATCTGAACCCCATATTAAGAGAACGGAAGTGGTTTGGACAAGGAAGACATCTGGTCTGAGAGACTCTAAACTGTTCAAAATCTGTGTAGCAGGGTGAGAAAGGTAGTTAAGGGAAGAAAAAGTGAAAttattttcacttaaaaaaattaaacagtcaAACCTAATTAAGTTGTCTCAGTTCTTCAGCTTTCTAACATCAATGTTACATTATAGACAGTGCATACAAATATTGGTAAACTGATTCAAAATTAAAGGAAGCGAGTTGTGGCattacaataatatttttaaaatgattaCAACACTGTAATTTTACTGTTGCAGCGTTATACTTTTATAATATTGTTACAATGTTGCAGAATTTAAAAAGAAATGAATAAAGTTGTACTCCAGCCTTAGTTTTATGAGTCTAAATGCTACAGAAAATACAGTGGTGTTTCACGAGTACAAATAACGCGAGCTGTTTCTGTTACATCTCAAGACCACCTTAGAAtggaaaataaacacacacaaataataaCGGAAAAATAAAGTAGTATTACCTCGAACGTTTACGACGACCGCACTTTTACTTCCGCAACACTTGGGTCAGCTGACAGTCATGTGACACATTGAGCCATGTCGCCGACACCATAGTGACTCGTGGTCTGACGCCGCTGATTGGAAGATGATCTACGAATGAAATGAGGCCAAAGGACGAGAAGGCGGGAATTGGGCGAATCAGCAGGCAGACGCGGTGAACAGTTGAGTGAGTGTAGCGGCGGAGGGTCTAaaagaattcatgctgccgtTTTCTCGGGATATTACGGTAATTTCAAGAGcgggagagagaaggagagagagggcGTGgtctgaaataaaataaataaatacctggCAGATTTAGTGATATTAGCGAACTAAACCAATTTAGCACTTTCCTCACGGAGGTAAGAGAATGTGTATACCAACTAGTATCTCAAAACCAGACAGGATGTCATTAATTTATACGCTTAATCTTGTTAATTTGTCATCCAAAGCACAGCCATGCCGCTGCATTCCTTCTCTTTCCCTTTGCCCGAAACCCGCTTATTCAGAGCAGGCCGACGCATCTACAAATTCAACATCAGGGGAGGCAACAGTTACAGGCAAGGCTCGAGCGGGTGACTTAAAAGCAGATGTTACAAAATACGTCACACTCATGGTCAAACAGTAAAACAATATTTTAGGTATGAAAAATGTTGCCcgtcactttaaatggaaaggacctGCTGCTTGCCACGCCCCCTCTCGTGGGGGCAAGATGtaataggggaaaaaaaaaaacccaaaacgtgTCAGCTATTTTCAGAAATCTTTTCATTCTTAATGACTTCACAATTCTAAATTTCATGTTTCATCTTATCAAATCgaaataaaattcaaatttaCATTAAACTGTACACAAAAGATGTCCTGAACTGCTTTTATCATTCGTAAAACAAGTATTACTTTATTAAAGTTTGATATTTCTTATTGTCCCTGTGTATTTTAACCTGGGTTTAGTCTTGTGTTAAATTATGGATAcgttgagtttaaaagcagt from Thalassophryne amazonica chromosome 23, fThaAma1.1, whole genome shotgun sequence harbors:
- the LOC117505107 gene encoding bcl2-associated agonist of cell death-like gives rise to the protein MAAKFSISESDSEASEEVEEAESDQSLSREEQLVPSGLTLSIPDRNSGNRIRLSSESLVSTVSRDEDFQARGEDEVGTPTEGPPFRGRSKSAPPTFWAARKYGQQLRRMSDEFDSLLDKGQMRKVTSAGSTKQMHHSKSWWSALFSYQESDNESNCHDNHTHRNE